The Papio anubis isolate 15944 chromosome 1, Panubis1.0, whole genome shotgun sequence genome window below encodes:
- the RGS4 gene encoding regulator of G-protein signaling 4 has protein sequence MYHMMLLIQKRKGTGSQLLRAGEAEGDRGAGTAELSSDWLDRRSWAIKETPTGLGGRRSEDSDNIFTGEEAKYAQSRSHSSSCRISFLLANPKLLNKMCKGLAGLPASCLRSAKDMKHRLGFLLQKSDSCEHNSSHNKKDKVVICQRVSQEEVKKWAESLENLISHECGLAAFKAFLKSEYSEENIDFWISCEEYKKIKSPSKLSPKAKKIYNEFISVQATKEVNLDSCTREETSRNMLQPTITCFDEAQKKIFNLMEKDSYRRFLKSRFYLDLVNPSSCGAEKQKGAKSSADCASLVPQCA, from the exons ATGTATCATATGATGCTTCTAATCCAAAAGAGGAAGGGCACTGGGAGTCAGCTCCTAA GggctggagaggcagagggagacagaggagcTGGTACTGCAGAGCTGTCGTCTGATTGGCTGGACCGTCGTAGCTGGGCTATAAAAGAGACCCCTACAGGCTTAGGAGGAAGACGCTCAGAGGATTCTGACAATATCTTTACCGGAGAAGAGGCAAAGTACGCTCAAAGCCGAAGCCACAGCTCCTCCTGCCGCATTTCTTTCCTGCTTGCGAATCCCAAGCTGTTAAATAAGATGTGCAAAGGGCTTGCGGGTCTGCCGGCTTCTTGCTTAAGGAG TGCAAAAGATATGAAACATCGGCTAGGTTTCCTGCTGCAAAAATCTGATTCCTGTGAACATAATTCTTCCCACAACAAGAAGGACAAAGTGGTTATTTGCCAGAG GGTAAGCCAAGAGGAAGTCAAGAAATGGGCTGAATCACTGGAAAACCTGATTAGTCATGAAT GTGGGCTGGCAGCTTTCAAAGCTTTCTTGAAGTCTGAATATAGTGAGGAGAATATTGACTTCTGGATCAGCTGTGAAGAGTATAAGAAAATCAAATCACCATCTAAACTAAGTCCCAAGGCCAAAAAGATCTATAATGAATTCATCTCAGTCCAGGCAACCAAAGAG GTGAACCTGGATTCTTGCACCAGGGAAGAGACAAGCCGGAACATGCTACAGCCTACAATAACCTGCTTTGATGAGGCTCAGAAGAAGATTTTCAACCTGATGGAGAAGGATTCCTACCGCCGCTTCCTCAAGTCTCGATTCTATCTTGATTTGGTCAACCCTTCCAGCTGTGGggcagagaagcagaaaggagCCAAGAGTTCTGCAGACTGTGCTTCCCTGGTCCCTCAGTGTGCCTAA